Proteins encoded by one window of Cannabis sativa cultivar Pink pepper isolate KNU-18-1 chromosome 4, ASM2916894v1, whole genome shotgun sequence:
- the LOC115711949 gene encoding mitotic spindle checkpoint protein MAD2 — MAAKTTTKDIITLRGSAAIVSEFFGYAANSILYNRGVYPEESFVKVKKYGLPMLLTQDEGVKSFISNLNAQLSEWLEAGQLQRVVLVIMSKSTNEVLERWNFSIETDGEVVEKGVSREKSDKEIMREIQAIMRQIASSITYLPCLDEPCVFDVLAYTNTDVAVPFTWIESDPKLIANPQMVKLHSFDTKIHKVDTLVSYKNDEWDEA; from the exons ATGGCTGCAAAGACCACAACTAAAGACATAATTACCCTTCGAGGCTCTGCGGCGATCGTCAGCGAGTTCTTTG GCTATGCTGCTAACAG CATTCTGTATAATCGGGGAGTTTATCCTGAAGAGAGTTTTGTCAAAGTGAAGAAATATGGGCTCCCTATGCTGCTTACCCAAGATGAGGGTGTCAAATCATTCATTTCCAACCTAAACGCACAGCTTTCAG AGTGGTTGGAAGCTGGCCAATTACAAAGAGTTGTTCTTGTAATAATGAGCAAGTCTACAAATGAAGTTTTAGAGAGGTGGAATTTCAGCATTGAGACCGATGGTGAAGTCGTTGAGAAAGG GGTGTCAAGGGAAAAAAGTGACAAGGAAATTATGAGAGAGATTCAAGCAATCATGAGACAGATTGCTTCTAGTATCACTTACTTGCCATGCCTTGATGAGCCtt GTGTGTTTGATGTTCTAGCATATACAAATACAGATGTTGCAGTACCATTCACTTGGATTGAAAGTGATCCTAAATTGATTGCTAATCCCCAGATGGTGAAATTGCATTCTTTTGATACAAAG attcacaagGTAGACACTCTAGTATCATACAAGAATGATGAATGGGATGAAGCTTAG